A genomic segment from Triplophysa dalaica isolate WHDGS20190420 chromosome 22, ASM1584641v1, whole genome shotgun sequence encodes:
- the LOC130411677 gene encoding lysozyme C II-like gives MKVIVFLLVILAADAKKYERCELAKALNARGMSGYADGSLGDWVCLIRSESSYNTAAKNHNKNGSKDYGIFQINSNYWCHDDDKPGRSNDCNINCSQLLNDDISLSVKCAKIIAKRHGLNAWYGWKNHCKDKDVRQYIKGCGL, from the exons ATGAAGGTTATTGTGTTTCTTCTGGTCATTTTGGCTGCAGATGCAAAGAAATATGAGAGATGTGAACTAGCTAAAGCTCTAAATGCTCGTGGCATGAGTGGCTATGCGGATGGTAGTCTGGGAGATT GGGTTTGCTTAATACGCTCGGAGTCAAGCTACAACACTGCAGCCAAAAACCATAACAAGAATGGCTCAAAAGACTACGGGATTTTCCAGATCAACAGTAACTACTGGTGTCATGATGATGATAAACCCGGTAGAAGCAATGACTGTAACATCAACTGCTCAC AGCTCCTGAACGATGACATTTCTTTGTCTGTTAAATGTGCCAAGATCATAGCGAAAAGGCATGGCCTAAATGCATG GTACGGCTGGAAGAACCACTGCAAGGACAAAGATGTGAGGCAATATATCAAAGGATGTGGACTTTAA